A stretch of DNA from Synechococcus sp. PROS-9-1:
GGGAAAGGCTTATGGCTAGGCAACTAGGGGGAAGCCTTTAGATCTTTCAGTCTGATCAACAACATTCAGTCATTTGAGTATCTGGTAGAACTAGATTTTATTGAACCTCCATGCAGCATTATCTGATTGTCTGGAGTTTCCCAACCGTTGAAGGGTCTTGGGAAGCCTGCACTCCATTTGCTGAATACATCAATGCTGGTGGGCCTGGAGATTGTTTTGAAGGCTTTGAACTGAAATATCGAGTCTGTGAGCCAATTGGTGGAACAGGTATGGCGATTGCTGTTGCCAGCGACATCGGCAAGGTGTGGGCTCATCTCGCCCCTTGGATCAAGGGCTTTGGACTCCAGTTCGAAGTCACCCCGGTTGTCTCTGATAAAGAGTTCGCAGCCATGTGGCCTGGAGTTCAAGCTGCCGCCGCCGCAGACTGACATTCTGACGAGTCAATCAACGTTTCCATCTGGAGGATCCCAGCTAACCGAAAGGATCACGGCTTCCATCCATTTGAGTGAGTGCGTTTAGCCCAGCCCCGAGCGGGGCTTTTTAGTGCTGCTGGCAAAAAGCCAAAAGAAAACCCCGCCAAAGGCAGGGTTTCTCGGCTTCTCTTTGGGCGTGTTGCCTTGTTTCCACTCCGTGAAGAAGCCCTCCTCACAAATGAATCTTGGCTCAGAAATCCCACTGAGCAAGTCCCGACGTATCAGTTGGTTGACTGACCTACGCAACCTGCTCAGCATGTGCTTAGCCAACTCCTCACAAGGTTTGGCTCCTCACACCCCCAAAGAAGGCTTCGTCGCCTTCTTTTTTTATGCCTGGTCACTCAAGCCAGAAGCAGGCACACGCCCAGCCTGCTTTACAAACCGTCACTAGATCCCCTAGAGTCTGTTACATAAGTTCACAAGCGTTACTGATGACCGACTACTCCACCGCCATCTTTGGTTTGATCGCCTTCACCGGAGTTGTCTCCGCTGCTGTCGTCTACATCCTTGCCCAGCCTTCCGACCTGCCAGTCGTAAAAAAAGCAAAAGCAGCTCAAAGCTGAGTCTCAGCCAGAAACACTCTTACCGGTTCAAACCATGACCACACAAGATCTTCTCGTTCTGCTCGTGAGCTTCGGGACCGCCTGCTTCGCTCTCAACATCTACAAATTGAACCAACAGCCACAACGCTGATCTTTACAAGCCGTTACAGAAATGTTACGGTATGCAAAGCGTTCCTTGGACGGGATCCGCGAATCAAATCCTCTGGGAAGAGGCTCTATTTCAAGACCAAGGTCTCTGTGGAAGGAGACCTTTTTTATGCCATCTCCTTCAGAGAGCGATAGGTGAGGGGCTTTTCGATCTTCACTTCCCCATAGCCGAGAGAAACCAGCTCCTGAACAGCCTCAGCAAACTTTTTAGATCCCATGCCTCGGATCGCTCTATCACCACGCTGTTTGGTCAGCTGCCATGTACAGCCATCAGGATGGAAGCCAAGGGCATGAACATGGCGCATCAGCAGCATCACGTCTGTGGTTTCCAACCAAAGCTTGTCGGCCTTTGCTTCAGGCATCAGTCCTCCTCATCGCTGAATGCCAGCATTTCGTCCTGATCTTCCCTGTCAATTCCGATGTTTAACATCACAGCATTCCTGAACGTCGAAACTCAGATGACGTTAGCTCTGCATCTGGAGCTAATAATGACAATGGGACGCTAATGGTAGGGCGCAAAGGAGTCCATCAACTATTCGCTGGGATGCCCTGAGGGCATTAGACCGAGGACACGCTTTTTCAGATGCCTGCTGCCAGGAACGGGATCAATACATAGCCATCTGCATAAACTATGTGTAAAGCAAATAATGCCGACTAGATTTTAGCTCTTAACCCTAGATTGCAAATGGTTTGCTACATCATTTCGCCATGAGAGAAAGCCATACGCATCGATTGTTTTTTAGTGATCAATGTTTTATTCACTTCAATTTCATCGCTTTCGTCTGCGAACTCAATTTGATGAATCTCCTTAAGAGTATTTAAGTATGCAAGGCAGTGTTGACGAACCTCCATAAGCTCTGCATAACAATTCCCAAAGGCTGCATTTGTTCTTAACTCATGGTCTGGTTTGATGACTGATTCAGTAAACAGATCAAGAGCGCGTCGATACGCATCGGGATACGAGGAGGACATGGTTTTATGAATTTCCCTTATTAAAGCGAGCTGTCGATTGTCAATTGTTTGAGATTTTACAAAAACAGCCAGTATATATGCCTAAGACTCGGCATTGGTAGTGCAGCATACTTCTGGGCTCAATACCCCTGAAGACAAAGCCCCATTGAAATTACCAGAGAGCGCATTGCTGTCGCGATCCGCTTCTCGGTAAAACATTAACCAGCCCTGCCACAAAGCGTGTTGTTTGTTGAAGCGTAAACAACAGGAGCAGAAGACAGGAGCAAAGGAGGGCAGCATTAAGTGAGCGGGGTTGAATGGGTTATCGCCGTCATTGATACATGCAAGACCCTGAAGCATTACTAAGATAGAGATAGTTATCTAGCTATCGATGCAGGCATTGATGTTCCTAGCCCTTGCGCTCGTCAACATTGCACTGCTCGTCCACTTAACGGAAAAAGTGCTCGGCTTTAGGAAAAGGTGGAGAAACAACAAGCTCTTGGTTAACGACCATCCCGAAATGAGGTCCGTTGATCCAGATCAAGGGCTTATGGCTTTTGAAAGCGATGATGTAACTCGTGCTTTTGTGCTGGATAACGATCAGCCAGGCGCTAGTGAGCCTTTCTTAGTGAGCGGTGATGAAGAATCAGAAGAGTGACATGCATGGTGCGGGTCAAGGAATGTGATCTGCAGGTTGAGGGACTTGGATGAGAGGCAAGAAGCTTTGATTCAATTGCATTGACATTGGTTATGGATTGAGGATAATTCACCTATTGATATCAATTGAGGTTCAGTGAACAAGCATATAAAGAACTGGATTATTAAGCCCATCCGTGCCACTATCTTCGCGGATAGAGATGCTTACTATTGGATTCAAAGTAAGCTTGGACTAGGCAACTATCAGATGGCAGCTCTTGTATGGGCTAAGGGTCTAATCATTGGCTTGTTAATCGGGGCATTCTTTCTCTGATCTCAAGCGTCAAGCGATCCATACCGGCATCTCTTGCGTCTATGGCTAGTTGATCTAGGCATCATGCAGATGGCATTGAACCAGTTAGATGAACATCTAAGCTTCAGCCCATAGCGGGTTTTTATTGAAGACCAATTCGTCAATCAGAGACATTTCTGTGCCATCGCCTTTAGCTCTATATAACGCGAATAATGCACAAGGTTGAGCTACGGGCTGCCAAGATTCCTGGATTGACCGGCATCGTTGCAGATCATTATTGGCTGCTTGTTCTTCGTGGTATCGAGGGAAGGCACTACCAGACTTGTGACCGTTGGGAAATATGGCAACATCCTCACCAGAATGGTTCTTGCTGGGGGCACCTCCATAAGAATCTTTTGGATCCCTATCAGGGAGTGGGCAATGGACAATCTCAATTAATACAGCACTGGGAGGGGAATGATGCTTTGTTAATGGTTGAAAAGATTGAATCATCCCCAAGCACCTATCCATTCATTAGAAAATACAGATACTGGCCAGGCCCAAACAGCAACACTTTTGCTCAATGGATCGTTAGAGATAAAATAGAATTAGGTGTTCGAGCGATTGGCAAAAGCTTTCTTGTGCCAGAAATGTCCGGATAACAATGCAATGAACCTCTAATTTTCAGCTTCTCTGAAATGGCTGGCATCATCACCTGCCAATTAGCTCATCACAGATGATCAAAATCTTTGAGGAAACCAGCTTATGACGAGGCTAATGATTGATTAGCGCCAGGTATCGGATGGCATTTAGGCGTCATTAGGCAGTGATTGAACAAATAAAAAGCCCCCGTCGAATCGAGGGCTTTGATATGAGCTCTCTAGTTCACTTGGCGTAGGAAACGCCACGATAAACCAATGTCTGATGCTCTTGCATCTCAGCTCTAACAAGCTCACGGGATGTGATGTAGTGCTGATTGCGATAAGTTAATTGAATACGTGGCTGATCTTCAGAAGGCTTACGCATTACGTAAGCCTGACCTCTGTAAAGAAGAGTAGTCATGATGTTCTCCGAAAAACACTGGTCCCCGTTCCGTGGCCAGTTATTTATGCGCCTCGCACAAGTGATGCAAGGTGAACGTTATGAGTAGAAAAGATCTACTTAAACGTTATAGCTAAAGCGTCAACACATATGGGGTTCCTATGGATACAGAGCATGTTCAATGTTGATACAAAGAATGCTTTGTTTTGTGTAACCTTTATACAAAACTATGCAAGCCCCCCCCCCCCCTAAACGGGCATTTAGGAGGGGTCATTTTTTTAGCCTTCAGACGGGGCGAGGGCTTTGCTGTGTTGACAGTCCCGATCTAAAAAAGCACTTCTGATCGAGACTGCTTTTTCAGATCAAACTGCAGTAACCAAGATGCAGAGAACTGCTGTCCCGAGGGTTTCTAGCGACGTAATGCTGTTTATGCCGCTTTGGAATCACGCCGTTTCGCTCTACGTGGCTTGCCTTGCTTTGGCTGCTCAGATGCCTTGAGGTAAACCTTCTTCCCCTTGGCATCGATTCGATACAAGCCACCTTTTGGGCCTCTATGAATCTCGGACTCTTGATCGGCCTGAACCGTCTGATGAGTCCGCTCTTTAAGCGTTAGCTCCTTCGACTGATCAGGCTTTTTGAAGAACAGCCACTTCAACAACGAACCAAGAGCGTTGAGCACAATCAGAGAGCTGAAATAACAGCCCTAATAAAGCGTTGCTGTCAAGAGCAGTCAAGAGTTCAGTGCAATAAGCAAGACTCAGAGAACTGCTCTCCCGAGGGTTAGCAGCCACGTAATGCCCCGTAGTTGCACTTGATGAGTGGCCGAGCGTTACCTGCAACATGAACACATCCACCCCGCAGCGAATCGCCTGCATTGCATGGGTATGCCTCAACTGATCTTAGTGAACATGGAATCCAGCGGATCTCCCCCATTTCTTTCCTGCAGACACCGGTACTATGAGTATTCGAGGTTCTTGCTGGTAAATGGCATCGTTCAGAATGCTTGAAAAAACTGGCTTACCGCTACTACTCGCGATAGGACTTTTTGCCCCAAAAGCACTCGCGCAGATCAGAATATACAACGTAAATGCAATTCATGATCTTTATAGTGAAAACGAATTAGCAGCCAAAAAGCTCTACCACAATAAAAATGCAATTGTATTTGGAAGAGTCGACAAGGTCGACAATGAACATGTAATTATTGAAGGGAATAGTGAACTTGGGCGTCTATTCTGTAAATATAGCGATCAAGACCTGAATAAAATACTTGAACTAAGAGAAGACAGCAGGGTGCAAGTAGGAGGAAAACTCGAAATCTCCTGGGCTCCATTTGGAATGTTTCTGAGCATGAATGACTGCCGTGTCATCTGACTCGACAAGTCTCTAGCCAATACTAGAAGCATTCATTATGCTGTTATGTGTCTAGTCGAATCACTGAATAAATAGTATTCCATTGGTTCCATGTTCAACATTCTTGAATCGCATCTACCAACCTCCACTTCAACCAAGTTGAACTCTTCTGGCCCTTCGTTGATTGCTTCATAGTAACTCGCCAATGCTTCAAAGATATAGTCATAATACTCAATAACCATTTCCTGACCATCCTCATAGCCGACATAGTAGGTTTCTATGTTAGCCAATGACTATCCACTCCCGTTGAGCATCTATTATCTCATAGTCATCTAACACTTCATCATCCTTATAAAGAACTAACTCCATGTCAATCTTGCTAAACTTATCCTGTTCGATCTTCTCCTCCTCCCATAGTTTCATGATCTCCTCTTGAGATTCAGAAGACCATTGGGTTTGTGTCTCTCCATTTGTTTTATTGAGGATGATTATGTAGGTAGTCATTGCCTTTACTTAGAACCTTTGACGCAATAGTAGCTTTTATCGTTGTCATTGATTCCGTCTATCGCTGTTGCCTTCCATCGCTTACCTTCCTTCTCGCATTGATTGATATCTGGCATTGGGAAGGTTGAGTGAGCCGAGGATTTCACCCCGCGGACATTAGACTGCGTCATAAGTAAAAGATAAACTTGCTGTATCGGAGCTTGCTGTACTGCAAACGACTCTATTTCAATGGGATCTACTTGTGCCAAGGCTGGAGTACTCGCAAGCAGAGCTGGCAGAGCAAGAAGGGAAAGTCGTTTCATCTGGAAGCCAGGGTTAGGGCCATTGTCTCTCAACCGTCGCAACACGCATTGCGTCAAATCTGGTTGCACCAGTTCGATCATTCAGTGTGGTGCCGTTGCTGGTCCCCCAGAAGAACTAGTGGTTCTGTTTACTTCGTAAGCCACTCAGACTTAACCTGAAACGTCAAAACCCCAACGTCGTCTCCCTCATCTCCCTCTGTGATGGCGACACAAGCCAAACAACCATCTTCAAAAGCTTCCCTCGACTTACTGGCGAACTTTGCAGCGTCGTCATGGGACCAACAAGCCAGTCCTGTCTCGTCTCTTTCTTTCACGTAGGAGTCCCACACCTCAGCGAACTCCTCACCGTCAGGACCATTGATGAGCTCAGTGACCGCTTCCTCTGCCGCAACATCCTTGCGTCTTGCCATAAACGCCCTCATCAAAGGATGGTCGACAACACGTGAAGTGGTGATGACTCCCGTCACTCCACGAATAGTCGTAGCAATAACTCGCTTTGGGTCTTTCCGAGTGTCGATAACCATCACTGGACATCCCAAGTCCCAGCCAGCTCTCATCTTTAGCTCTCTCGCTGACTGAGCAAGCTGACCTTTCAGCTCATTGATGAGGGTGCTGACGAGAGTGGTCGGGTCTGCCATCTGACGAGGCTACCTACGCAATACACAAAGACGCCCTGCATCTTCAACGTGAAGTGCTTCCAACTGTTGGCGAAGATCTTTCAGCCGACGGAGAGGCTGGGAATCAATCCAGAAGCAATGATTTTGAATGGTCTGAGAGCTTTTGGTTCGCAGCGGCTCTTGAGCGATAAAGGTCTACCAGATATTCCGACATTCGAATGGTTATGACTTCTCCAGTGTGAGCGGTGAAACTGATGCACACCCCACCTTCAGATTCCAGAACACATTGGGCAGTTGTGGTCGCTGGGTCGATGGATGCATCTAGCTCTTGTTTGGAAATGTATTCCACCTGGATTTTGTGATGGGTGCAGTACGCAGCGAGATCTTCAATCTCGACCAAGCCGTTTAATCGATGGCTCTTCAGATATGGCTCCAGGTCGAACTTCATCTTTTTGCTCCTTCTTGCGTTAAGCGCTACGTCAGAGCTTGCACCATCTCGTTGAGCAGCTGCAACTCTCAGTCTCGACCTCACCCGCTACATCCCTTCAAAGCTGCTCAATGCCACGTGCCATCCAAGACTGATAGCCATCAGAGAGAACGCCACACCATTTGATGGTGGTGAATCCCTGATGAGACATGCAGCCCCAGGCGGGGCTTATCGAGAAACGACTCGATTCGCGTGTTCGGTTCCTAGGCGGATTTCACCGTCACAACCAAGCCACTTGGCTAGCGATGATTGTCTCATCTTCAAAACAGACTCAAATGTCTACTGAAATTCGCAACTGGGATGTCGTCGCCAAAGCAATGGAAGCTGCTGGTGCCACATCAAGTGAGATGTATGTCCGCGCCAAAGCGTTGGCATTAGGCAAGCTCGACCCTATGCCCACAAGCTCCCCTGAAGCTCCCTACAGCATTTCAGCTGTAGCTGGCTAATCACTTACACGAAGCCCTACAGCTGTGGGGCTTCCATCGATTCAACTTACACTTGAAAACGTCTGCCTCTGGTCATCACTACCAAGTCAGGTTTAAGGACCTGAAAGGAGAAATACACGAGGCAAAGGTCTATGCCCTCGATGCTAAGAATGCTCAGGACTTAGCAATTGAAACAAATGAAGACTTGCGAAATAGACCTCATCTGATCACAGCAATTCTTGAATCAGGTTGAAAACTTTTAATGCTTTCTTGAATTTTCGATAATGAATAGAAAATTATCAAAATCAAAGCTGCAACTTGATGAGGCAATCCTCGAAGCAAATATTCACCATCCTCATCGATGGCCTCGGGGCTTGATCTCAGAATTAGCCAAGATTCACAACACTTCCCCTTCATCGGTATTTAAGCGACGAGAATCTCTTTGTGGGTTCGTCCGAACAAATCAAGGTCCCATCGAGGTAGAAAGTGGTTTGTAACTCGCCTCTCATCTGGCGGACACACAACTCAGCTGTAGGTGCGCCATATTAGGAATCCATTTGGTGACGATGATGAAAGATCCATCTGTTGAGACAAAGCCGTTGCTCCACAAGATTTGGAAAATCGTGACTTGGCGCTGGAAGCTGCAACTTGCTATAAATGCTCCGTTTGGAGTCTTGTGGGTTGCCGATAAAACCAATCCAGCTGTTCACGCCTTTGACATGTCTATGCTTGCAGCAATTCATGCGGAATGGATGGCCCCAATGATGGGGATTGGATAAATCAAAACAAGTTCAGGTATGAGCTATCGCTCTTTTTATATCTTCTAACTACATAAGGAACAGTGGTTTCATCTGTAAGCCGGGGTTACAGAAATTTTACTTAATCAGTCGCAACCTCACTTGCGAAAAGCGGTTCAATACGAAATTCGCCATGTGGGACATTGCCCCAAAATGACTGCATGAACAGAACCCAGCGAATCGTCACTTCGACAGTCCTTTCGGCGATCTTTGTTCCAGCCATGTACTGGTTGCCTGTTTGGTGCCTAGGCAGCGGCGCTCTTCGCAATGTGCTGTGGGATCGGTCTTACTTAGTTCCAAGTTGGGCAGAACCCCCATTGATGGGGACGTTTGCAATTATCGGCTTCGCTATCACTTGTGGCATGTTTGCCTGGGTTATTGCTCGTATTTGGCGCTAAGCCACAAATGCCCGCAACAGTAAAAAGTGGGAGAATTGCTTTTGTGTACAAGGCCCAACAACGCATCTATTCACTGACTACTCATACAGCTTCAACGTCTGCGCTGAGCGCTGCTTCCTGATGTTGAGTTGATCCCAAGCCCTGTCATCCAATCGAGTTGTTTGATGCAAGCAACTACTGCTCCAGGATTCGTCTTGGCTGTGGCTCAAAAGGGATTAATTGGACTGAAGCATGGTATGGATTCAATGGCATTAGCAATGCTGATTTAAGGGTCAACCCGACCACCGGTATTGCTCACGCTTGTGTGGTGTTGGGTTAGTTTATTCTAGTTCTATTCAATTAAAAGCTTAATCTAGGTCAATTGTATATCCCTAGGGGCTTAATTTCGTCTATACGTATTGCTGATTTGGGGGGCTAGGGACCATTAATGAAGGAGTGTATTGCTGCTCTGTTCAGGGCTGTCCATACCGGTAGCGATAGACACGTAGGGATTCTGAGCAGAGAATGGAGTGAATGCAAACAACATCTGTGTTGCAGATGGCATGACCATGGGCTCCTCCTCCTCCACTACGAATACCCAAAGTAGAGAAATATCCATTTCTTCTACTTTTCAGGTTTCGGATCTTTTAGATGCTGCTTCTATCGATCAGCAAAATCTTAAAGATGTTGAAGAATTAACATTCTCGGATTTTGAGCATGCCAGCGTTGTAACTGGGCAATTACTGGAAGGTACAAATAGCGAATATCTTGGTTTTGTCCCTGCAGAGAATGGTTTTTTGCAATGGAATATTGAGGATAGTATTGATACGGAATGGAGTGATGTTCAGCAAGGTAATTCCATCCAGATTGGAGGTTCCTCATCATATTGGAATTACGATATTGTTGACAGCGTAAATACCAAGCAACTGAGTTTTGATGGCGAAGATACCCGAGAAGGTGAAGCAGATAATTTGTCACCATTGAACGATTTAAAGTTTAGGTTCTCTCCCAGCGCAGAAGGCAAAACCATAGCCGACTCTGAATATTTTGAGACTAATGAAAACTCTGCCGATCTTTTTGGGTTTAATCTTAGCTCTTCCCAATCTATCGCAGATAATCTTAAGGATATCGCCCTGACGATTAACACCTCATCAGCGCAGTCCTATGGCGTTGGACAAGCTGTTGGCATTAGTGAGACTGAGGTTGATGTTGGGGGAAGCTTGAATGTGTATTCACCTGTAGACGGTGCCGTTTCGTCAGCAGCATCAGGTGTTACAAATAATAGTGTTGCCATTACAGAAGGCACTAGCTTTGGCGGTATTTTTGGTAACAATATTGAAGCTCCTGAGTCTGAAAACATTACATTCAATGCTGCTTCTGATCTGAATGCTGTTGTAACTGTTTCTTCAGCTCTTTCATCGTTTGCTGATACAAAATCGGATTTGCCAGAAGTACTCGTTGATGCGGATGCACATACTCGCGTAGGCATCAAGCTGCCGATGGATGGTGGAGAGGGTCTTTTGCTAAATCCTGCGAATGGAGGTTTTGGTATTGCCAACATGGATATGATTGGCGGCGGTGATGTACAGATGTCTGCTGATGTGCGCCTTGGAGCTGATGCTGGTGCCATGAGTACCGAGGGAAGAGCCAGAGCCATTGTTGAAGTGAGCAAAGTAAGTGGCCTTGAAGATTCCGCAGCACTGTCTGGTGATGATCTTGATATTAGGGGAGTCTCTGGAGCAGACTTGAATTCAATTTCATATAGTGATCGAGGAACCGCAGAGGCTAAAACTGCTATGGATTCCTCGATTGGAATTCATGGAAGTTCGAATGGTGAAGGGGACCTTATGAATAGTGATACAGATAGTGATCCAAAAACTGAAACCCCTTACGAGGCAGGGGGAAGTCTTTCGGTTTCAACAGGTTCACAGTTAAAAGCATCCACTCACTCTGCCATTATTGGTAACGGAGAGGTAGATGCATTTGAGATCGCAGATGAAAGTAGTGATGAGGCTATTTCTGAGACAGTTTTAGGTGATGCTTTTGGTCTTTATAGTGATAAAGACATGGGACTAAAGATGAAAGCAGCTGATTCTATGGATCTTGAAATTCAAAGTGATGTTGATATTGAAACAACAGCGCAAGCGGTGTTAGGTAACGCAAAGTCATCTGGTGAAATCACTCAAAACAATGGTTCTTACAATGCAGATCTTCAAGCTGGAAGTAGTGGTTTTATTGATGCTGATAGCTCTACTCAGATCATGACGACAGCTCAAACCGTGGTGGGTGATACAGAAGCTTTCGGTACTGCCCTGAACACAGCTGCAATTGGTTCTTCTATTTTTTCCTTCCCGGGTCTTGAGGCGGAAATAGATGCTGCTGCGGTCTCCATTGGTGAGAGCCAAGCCATTAGTACCGCTGGCGTTGCTGAGTCGACACTCCGGCTGAGCACAATGGGAATCAACGGTGTCACTGATGGAGCGTATTCGGCAACCGTTGACGGAGCTCGACTCATTAATGCGGTTGCGTCAAGTTCAGGCTTTACTGAATCGGCGGCAGTCTCTGGGAGTGCTTCCCAAGATCTCGTTAGTGCAGGTACTAATCAAGCAGCTTTAGGTCTTACCGATTATGAAATCACCACAGGAGATAGCCTTGAGATGACAAGTATTGTTGAGATTCAATCAGGCGCCACATCAGTTTTTGGAACAACAACGATTTAGTCCAATAAGAAAGAAAAACTTGCTTTGATGTAAGCCTGCTCTCGCCTAGTTTATGACTATATTTTCGTCTATAAGGGTTGCATTAGCCCCAAGAGCGAG
This window harbors:
- a CDS encoding DUF3303 domain-containing protein; amino-acid sequence: MQHYLIVWSFPTVEGSWEACTPFAEYINAGGPGDCFEGFELKYRVCEPIGGTGMAIAVASDIGKVWAHLAPWIKGFGLQFEVTPVVSDKEFAAMWPGVQAAAAAD
- a CDS encoding DUF3750 domain-containing protein; the protein is MHKVELRAAKIPGLTGIVADHYWLLVLRGIEGRHYQTCDRWEIWQHPHQNGSCWGHLHKNLLDPYQGVGNGQSQLIQHWEGNDALLMVEKIESSPSTYPFIRKYRYWPGPNSNTFAQWIVRDKIELGVRAIGKSFLVPEMSG
- a CDS encoding DUF4278 domain-containing protein; this translates as MTTLLYRGQAYVMRKPSEDQPRIQLTYRNQHYITSRELVRAEMQEHQTLVYRGVSYAK
- a CDS encoding tyrosine-type recombinase/integrase, with translation MRHTHAMQAIRCGVDVFMLQVTLGHSSSATTGHYVAANPRESSSLSLAYCTELLTALDSNALLGLLFQLSDCAQRSWFVVEVAVLQKA